A genome region from Cyprinus carpio isolate SPL01 chromosome B23, ASM1834038v1, whole genome shotgun sequence includes the following:
- the hmgn3 gene encoding high mobility group nucleosome-binding domain-containing protein 3 isoform X2 encodes MPKRKSPEGAEAKDATKVTKQEPTRRSERLSSKPAPPKPEPKAKKPAAKKPSNDKVVKEKKGGAKGKKEEKESAPTANGETKPEEETEPKTEAKE; translated from the exons ATGCCCAAGAGGAAG TCACCCGAGGGAGCAGAGGCCAAAGACGCCACCAAAGTTACAAAGCAGGAG CCCACTCGGAGGTCAGAGCGTCTTTCCTCA AAACCAGCTCCTCCTAAACCTGAACCAAAAGCCAAAAAGCCAGCTGCCAAG AAGCCATCCAATGACAAAGTGGTAAAGGAGAAGAAGGGCGGAGCCAAaggaaagaaagaggagaaagaatCGGCGCCCACTGCAAATGGAGAGACCAAGCCAGAGGAG GAAACTGAGCCCAAGACTGAGGCGAAAGAGTGA
- the hmgn3 gene encoding high mobility group nucleosome-binding domain-containing protein 3 isoform X1: protein MPKRKSPEGAEAKDATKVTKQEPTRRSERLSSKPAPPKPEPKAKKPAAKKPSNDKVVKEKKGGAKGKKEEKESAPTANGETKPEEICVSRSSVSVSSWRSSAPSFLSIRGQSESVRVKGMRVCRVQCVLVCSSPSDLDIFNHL from the exons ATGCCCAAGAGGAAG TCACCCGAGGGAGCAGAGGCCAAAGACGCCACCAAAGTTACAAAGCAGGAG CCCACTCGGAGGTCAGAGCGTCTTTCCTCA AAACCAGCTCCTCCTAAACCTGAACCAAAAGCCAAAAAGCCAGCTGCCAAG AAGCCATCCAATGACAAAGTGGTAAAGGAGAAGAAGGGCGGAGCCAAaggaaagaaagaggagaaagaatCGGCGCCCACTGCAAATGGAGAGACCAAGCCAGAGGAG aTCTGTGTCTCACGCTCATCTGTCAGTGTGTCATCATGGAGAAGTTCCGCCCCCTCCTTCCTGTCCATCCGAGGGCAGAGTGAGAGTGTTAGAGTCAAGGGTATGAGAGTTTGTAGAGtgcagtgtgtgcttgtgtgctcTTCACCATCAGATCTAGATATATTCAACCATCTCTAA